A genomic region of Notamacropus eugenii isolate mMacEug1 chromosome 3, mMacEug1.pri_v2, whole genome shotgun sequence contains the following coding sequences:
- the LOC140533032 gene encoding LOW QUALITY PROTEIN: stonustoxin subunit alpha-like (The sequence of the model RefSeq protein was modified relative to this genomic sequence to represent the inferred CDS: inserted 2 bases in 2 codons; deleted 1 base in 1 codon; substituted 1 base at 1 genomic stop codon), which yields MTSETTMQDTVMEILVLGCPLYLGTLYDCRTNTAIPGITLWDRESLQENVVXEEPYKTDFDIITSDSVDEKVNAMNIPAELKASVLGGLDEIGGSAKYLNDIKTSQLQARVTLKYSMTTQYSHLTMNHLGYQNMAYLDVFDNGIATHVVTAVLYGAQAFFVFDQKVSTNENIEDIEGTLKAEVKKIPQVSGKVGGKMKREDRQKKSTKEFRCKFYGDFVLETNPVTYKEAVKVYASLPKLLRGCGVPFLVWLYPLEKLRPPAARLVRQISLSFVWDAQNTLEESSECDKRCDDMLEEEGLSVFSPIKEKIRQFQELNKQHRQLLQKEIAKVLPEIWAGRAEEEELIRILTRESQSPFSTKRCSEFLDQKLHEMKVVNSYLXLLKGVPVIIDQNELDNVVLVSPHRFVLLFAFTSLQEQEPYLADWKEWLQNPASLSSDSEQKTYSLWLEDSERKGKVRQLPESFSAFAKVNHFTEKTQFIVASFPDQENKGVSIYLYETGLLVSTNFELPVKPPLPQIGEVTHDCVMLTLTPTSGREQRINGYQVEYQVVGKEDWTTIPVSGKPEVFKVSGLDAGTEYVFWFAXVYELGLSESSDVNLAVRTLTLICPPRKLEAVMIGPYSVTPHWQGSTVVKAGVKIKEYRIRYKKETKCEEGEGEWHEYSTGNNGTYCDTDGLTPQMVYRFQVFAVYDGGRMSKSSDKSGPVRAPTTRKEATIAAKGILATRIHQDVSHY from the exons ATGACCTCGGAGACGACAATGCAGGACACGGTAATGGAGATCCTCGTTCTTGGCTGTCCCTTGTATCTGGGGACACTCTACGACTGCCGCACAAACACTGCTATTCCTG GCATCACTTTGTGGGACAGGGAAAGCCTCCAGGAAAATGTGG ACGAGGAGCCGTACAAGACTGACTTTGACATCATCACCTCTGACTCTGTGGATGAGAAAGTCAATGCCATGAATATCCCTGCAGAGCTGAAAGCAAGTGTCCTGGGGGGATTAGATGAAATAGGAGGCTCTGCCAAGTATTTAAATGACATCAAGACATCCCAACTGCAAGCTCGGGTCACTCTCAAGTACAGTATGACTACACAGTATTCCCACCTCACAATGAACCACCTGGGATATCAGAATATGGCTTACCTTGATGTGTTTGATAATGGAATAGCCACCCACGTGGTCACTGCAGTGCTCTATGGGGCCCAAGCTTTCTTTGTGTTTGATCAGAAAGTTTCCACCAATGAAAATATTGAAGATATAGAAGGAACATTAAAggctgaagtaaaaaagattCCTCAAGTGTCAGGAAAAGTAGggggaaagatgaaaagagaagataggCAGAAAAAATCAACCAAAGAATTCAGGTGCAAGTTTTATGGGGATTTTGTCCTTGAGACCAATCCAGTGACTTATAAGGAGGCAGTAAAAGTCTATGCCTCTCTTCCTAAGCTGCTTCGGGGCTGTGGGGTACCCTTCCTAGTCTGGCTGTACCCTCTGGAGAAGCTGAGACCCCCTGCTGCCAGACTGGTTCGACAGATCAGCCTTAGTTTTGTGTGGGATGCCCAGAACACTCTGGAGGAGTCATCTGAGTGTGACAAGAGGTGTGATGACATGTTGGAGGAAGAAGGGCTCTCAGTCTTTTCTCCAATCAAGGAAAAGATCAGGCAATTCCAAGAGTTAAATAAGCAGCACAGACAGCtgttacagaaggaaatagccaaGGTCTTACCTGAAATCTGGGCAGGCAGAGCAGAGGAAGAAGAGCTAATCAGAATTTTAACCAGGGAAAGCCAATCCCCATTCAGCACTAAGAGATGCTCAGAGTTCCTGGATCAGAAGCTCCATGAGATGAAGGTGGTAAATTCCTACC TGCTTCTGAAGGGGGTGCCAGTCATAATTGACCAGAATGAGTTGGACAATGTGGTACTAGTCTCTCCCCACAGATTTGTCCTGTTGTTTGCATTCACCTCCTTGCAGGAGCAA GAACCCTACTTAGCAGACTGGAAAGAGTGGCTACAGAATCCAGCATCACTCAGTTCTGACTCTGAGCAGAAGACATATTCCTTATGGCTGGAAGATAgcgagagaaagggaaaagtgagaCAATTGCCAGAATCCTTTTCAGCATTTGCCAAGGTCAATCATTTCACTGAGAAGACTCAATTCATTGTGGCATCTTTCCCAGACCAGGAGAACAAGGGAGTCTCCATTTACCTCTATGAAACGGGACTGCTGGTCAGCACCAACTTTGAGCTACCAGTCAAACCTCCCCTTCCCCAGATTGGGGAGGTCACACATGATTGTGTAATGCTTACACTGACCCCAACATCTGGGAGGGAGCAGAGGATCAATGGCTATCAGGTAGAATACCAGGTTGTAGGGAAAGAGGACTGGACCACCATCCCTGTGTCTGGAAAGCCAGAAGTCTTCAAAGTGAGTGGCCTTGATGCTGGCACAGAGTATGTGTTCTGGTTTGCTTAGGTATATGAGCTAGGGCTCAGTGAAAGCAGTGATGTGAACCTTGCTGTGAGGACACTTACCCTGATATGCCCTCCCAGAAAGCTAGAAGCTGTTATGATAGGCCCATACTCTGTGACCCCACACTGGCAGGGTTCAACTGTTGTTAAAGCAGGAGTCAAGATCAAAGAGTATAGAATACGGTACAAAAAGGAGACTAAGtgtgaagaaggggaaggagaatggcATGAATACAGCACAGGAAATAATGGAACTTACTGTGACACTGATGGACTGACACCTCAGATGGTGTACAGGTTCCAAGTTTTTGCCGTGTATGATGGTGGCAGGATGAGTAAGAGCAGTGACAAGAGTGGCCCAGTGAGGGCACCCACTACCAGAAAGGAAGCTACAATCGCTGCTAAGGGAATTTTAGCAACTAGGATCCATCAGGATGTTTCTCATTACTAG